GGGTAGTGCTTGTCCTTCACTTCCACAGCTGCCAGTATCCCTAGAGTTTCAGGTGAATTGGTCAGGGGTCAGACTCCCTTGAGCCTGACTTAAGGCTGGGACAGCCCCATCTTTCTCTGTTGATTATGTGGcgcttatatattatttatataaatatttctctatgtACAGGAATAAGAGTGGCTttcatggagggagggaggctggaggctgCAAGGTTTCACCACTGTTGGAGTTGTCCAGTTCAGTGCTGTCACAGTCTGAGTCCTCAGAATTGGGAGGGCCCTGTGAAGAGTAGAAATGCAGTGAAGTGAGGCTCAACATCTCTTGGCATTACAAAGAAAATAGATTCCTTCAAGATCCTTCACTGAGGTTTCTGTAACAGCCAGCAGTTCAGACTTCACTGCTTCAGATCTTTGCTCAGGCCATTACCAAGGCACCAGACTCCTGGTTTCAGGATTGCTCTTGGCTGCAATTTATACATACAAGCAACGCTGCTAACCTACTAACCATACTATGTGCTCTATCCTAGGGCCTCTCAAATTCTACCATGTGGATGTTTGCTCTTTGATAGGGAGGGAACTGGGCTCAGCTGCTGAGTGACTTGGAGGCTAAATACCTAGCTTTCTGGCCTCTGCTCCTGTTTACCCAGTAGATCCCAAATGACTAAGCATCTGCCCCTTAATACCTAGCGGTTTCTGTGACTTACCTGCTCCCCTCTGGGTAGGTCCTGGTGTGGGATGGATGAGGAGCTGGGTTCGGGGCCAGGAACCACCTCTGAAGCAGGTGGGTCCAGTGGGATTTCTGAGCCCTGGGAACACATGTCATCAGACCGTTCATCCGGCCGCTCATCCGTGTTGGTACTGCCGACTTCAGGTGTGCCACTGGGGGAAGGCTCACTGGCTGTGCCCTCCTCCCCATCAGATGGATTctctgagctgaaggtggatagTGACTGGCGCATGTTCAGACCCTGAGGCCACCTGTATGTTGGGGAGGCAGGGGCTACAGTCAGCATGCCTTGCAGCCCAAGAAGCAAGACCGTGTCACTGCCTCCTGTACTGTGTCACTCACCTCTGGCTCGATGTCAGCTCTACCTCACTGTccacttctccttcctcttcctctgatgAGATGCCACGTTTCTACAGGAGAGATGAGGGGACTGTGGTCAAAAGACCAGGTCAGCAAGGACTCGAGGAGGGAACGTAGTCATAAGGGTTAAGTAGGGAATGGTTTAAGATGAAAACCTAATATGGGAAATGAATTACGGACTGGGGGTCCCAGGGAgaacaaggaaagggaaagagcttAGGAACCACCCCATACTTTACCTGGCTTCGGGTGACAGCAGCCCTGTACAGCAGTGCAGCTGGGGTCAAGTGTTGGGACCCAGCCCGGCTTCCTCCCCGTCCCgctgtcccttcccttccagtTCCCAGCAGCCCTACGTCACCAGGCCCTACTGGTGGAGGTGGCTCCCCTTTGGCTCCCCCAGGTGAATCTGGGCTGGTGGAGCCAGGTGCTGAGCCCTCACTCGGCGGGGTGTCTCCCCGGGCTGGAGGTGGTGAGCCAGGATCCCCTGCTCCCCCCGTGGCCCCTCGGCCCCGGGCTCCCAGTGCTGCTGACAGCAGATCCGGGGACGATGACGACATCTTTCGTAGCAGGAGGTCATGGTGGAGCCCACggagggctggagggcaggcCTCCCAGGCTGAGGGTCCCCCTCCTAGCCCCCCTGGGCTTCCTGGTCCCCCAGGTTCATGGGGCGGCAAAGCTGCACGAAGCCCAGGCAGGTCTCCGCAGCTGCCCTTGGCGCTGGCCTTGCGGTGACGAGTCTTCCCACGGCGAGTCCGTCCTGGCGAGGGAGGGCCCTTAGGACACCCAGGAAGCCCCACCCCACTCAGGGCAGCATCAAGTTTAGGTAGCAAAGATTCAGTCTTGAGGATATCTGgcctgggggaagagggaaaaagtaCAAGTCTGAGATTCACAAATTGACCCACTGAAAGCCCTCCCTAACCTTGGGTAGTATGAAGCACATCTCCCCACCTATAGATCAATCTTCCTGGCCTCCTTGACCTCTACCCATGCCTCCGGCATTCCCCTTACCATTCTTAAACCTTGGCACTTGTGAACTCTGGTCCCACCTTTTACTGTGGGGTGACAGTTTCTGTGGGACGTTCCTCTTCTTGATGAGCTTCTCCATCGTGTTCCCATGCAGGAGGCCTCGGGAAGGGTGTGACTTCAGCAGACCTGGGCACCTCCTCTCTAAAGCTTGTTCCCTCCTAAAGACCAGACACCTCAGTTGGGCATGTGGTCAGAAAGGGGGATCCAGGCTCAAGAGGTTCGCTGCGTCACACACTGCTCCATGAAGACTGGAGATCTGATGCACGGGGAGCACGTGGTTACCTGAGCAGCTCCCGCTCCTTGAGCTCCAGCTGCAGCATGAGTGCATTAAGTTCCATGTACAGGTTGTTGGCTCTCTCCAACTTCCTTTCATAGTGCTCCCTGATGTCCAAGGCGTGTCTGAAACAGGCAGAAGGGTCTCCTGGGTGACCTAGCGTCACCTGGTGCCGTAATCTGTCCCAGTCTCTGGGAACTGGTCCATGGTCCCTGCTGTCCAGACAGAAGGTGTCCCCTTCccagacacaggcacacacctGAGCTCCTCCCGCCTCCGCATCACCAGCTCCTCTTCTAGGCGGTGCAGACAGGTCCCTTCTgacttaattttttcaaagtgcAGCTTTACCTCTTCGCGCCACTCTGCCTAGGGGGTGGACAGACAATGAGGGGTGAGGGACCGACCTCACACCCGTAGGAAGCCTATACAGGTGCTGCCCTGCTACAGACCAGGAGCAAGAGGGGAGTAGGTGTAGGACTGGTCAAGATGGGGTCTCGGCCCTCTTAAAGAGCTAACCTGCCATCCAGTCGGCCCTTCCCCGCCTCCCCACAGGGCAGGAGTTGAGGTATTCCTTTTCCACCCATAGCACACCTGGGACTTAAAGTAAGTCTCCTGGGGTGTGGAGAGGACGTCGGCTGAGGCTATGTCCAGATGCAGCAGGATCTGACGGAATGATGGACGATTTCGTGGCTTGCTGTTCCTGGAGGGAATGGAGTTTGGAGGAGACAAAGGGATTATTTCAGGGAAGACCAGAAAGGAACTAGGGCATCCTTCTCCAAAGCACGTCCTGGAGAATCCTAGAATGTACTCTGTGACAAAAGTCCCGCAGTAAGGAAGCCTATCTAATCCTGTTTTCCAACTTGTTTGCCAAAACACCTTTTTCTGAGTTCATTCCATTAAAAGAAACCTACTGTGGGAAATGGTTAACCAAAGATTAGAAATCTTCAACCCTCCCTTCAGAGTCTAGGTCCCAAACGGGAGTCCAAGGCCCTCCTCCTTCCTGAGTTCTAGGGCGGCCAACTTGAGGCTCAAACCCCCATGCCGGGCAGCCGTGCCTGCCCTTCGCAGGCGCACCAGAGCAGCTCTGGATGGCAGACACTGGTGTCCCTGTTTTACAGACGAGGATGCCACTAGCTCAGTGTTGCATTGCGCGATCTACTGTACCCTCGCAGGTTCTGGATCAGTCCAGCAACACTCCGCTGGAAACTGCAGTCCCCTTGACCCGTGCCCTGAATCCAGGGGCCTTGGAAAGCCATATGAGGGAGGTCTGTCCCTTTTTCTGTGTTCAGGATTCTGGGTCAGGATGCCTGGGTCCTAGGTGCTGGCTAATCATCAGCAACAACCCTGTGTTCCCAGCTTTGCCAGGCCACCCTTACCAGCACTGGCGAAGCAGGATTTTGAAGCCGTCGGGGCAGCTGGAGGGCACAGGCAGATGGAGACTGTTGCTTCCTACGCCCCAGATGATGGCTGAGGAATCCACGTCTTTGTAGGGGATCTCTCCAGTCAGCAGTTCCCACAGCACCACACCAAAGGACCTGGGGATAGATAAGAGGGGACATCCCTTGGGAGGGGCTCCCTTGAGAGGCCCTGGCTGTCAGGCTCCTCTCCTTGCCTCAGGCCCCCGAAGCTCCCTCCTTCCCCGGGGCTGGCCACCTGCCAGTCGCAGTCCTCAACCTGGCCCTCACCAGATGTCGACCTTCTCAGACACAGGCTCATTGCGGATCACTTCAGGGGCCATCCAGGCTACTGTCCCTGCAAAGGACATCTTGGTGCTCTTGTCACTCAGCTCCTTGGAAGTGCCAAAATCGGAGATCTTCACCACATCGTCGTACGTGATTAGCATGCTGGTAAAGATCGTAGTCAGCTGGGGTCCAGGCCCCTCCGCACCTCATCTAGCTGCAGCAGCTAACTTCCTGTGTGAAGTCCCTTGGGACACCCAGAGGTAGGGGGCTTGCCACGGCCCTCCCGAGACAGGACTGTCATTTGAGAGGGGTTTTTGAGACGGCCACATGAGCTTAGGACAGGGTCTGGAAGCTGGGACACGGCTACGCTAAGAGGTGGGGTCACCTGCAGGAGACCACGCGCACCAGCTTCTCTGTGCGTGCTTGCTTACTCACTTGGGGGACTTGAGGTCTCTATGGATAATCTTGTGCAGGTGCAGGTAGTTCATGCCACCGGCGATGCCCATGGACCAGTCAACCAGCAATGAGGGGGTGACAGGGCGGCCGGCCCGCAGTACCTCGTACAGCTGGCCCTGGGCGCAGAACTCCATGAGGATGCAgtagcagggagcctgggtgcaCACGCCCCTGGGGGCCAAACGGCGGTGTGAGGGCCTCAGCCAGCCCAGCACTCCCGATTCACACTTGGAGCCCCCGTTCCCACCCAGCTTGTTCGGGCATCGTCTCTAGGAAAAGGTGGAGTTGATCCCTGCTGCCCAGGCAGGTCCCTGCCCACAGCAGAgtggcccctgccctggccctTACTTGAAGGTGATGATGTTGGGGTGCTTCAGCTTTCGGAGGTGCTTGATGTCAGTCTCCTTCAGGTCCCGTACCTTCTTCACAGCCACCTCCTCCCCGTGGAAGCGCCCCAGGAAGACAGCGCCCTGGGCCCCTGAGCCCACCCACTGCAGATCCAGGATTTCCTCAAAGGGGACCTCCCAAAGGTCTGTGAACAGGAGGCACAGTGCCACAAGGCTCAGAGAAAGCCACACTCGGCCTTGTGATGGGCAGGCGGGGGGAAAGCGCTGGGCCGGCCCAAGTGACTCAGGGCGGCCGAGGCTGAAAAGCAGCCAAAGCAGACCAAGAAGACTAGGTTTGGGGGGCCCGCTGTGGGAACAGACGGGCATCCTACGAGGCAGGGAAGTCGGCGGCTGGTGGACGGATAAGGGGCCGTGGCTGGGCTCGGGGAAGCAAAGGGTCATCAGGTGATGAGGCGGCGAGGGCCCACAGATCTCGGTGAAACGGGCCCCCGCGAAGACGCGGCCTACCTTCCTGCTGCTGCTTGTGCTCGGTGGAGTAGGCTTTGCCAATCATGGTCCAGACGGGGCGCAGGCAGCCGAAGAGCCCTTCCAGGAAGCCACTGCCACTCTGGCACTGCAGCCGCACCTCATCTGCTCGAACTCTGGACGCCCGACTCTCAGGGGACCCAGTGGCTCCCCCTGGGCCCCCTGCATCCTGCTCGTGAAGCTGCAGGACACTATTGGCAAAAGGCTCGGGGGGTGGCTCTCCGCCTGGGGAGGGGCTAGGTccgcccccaccctgcccgcTGAGCGGCACCACATCTCGAAGTACACACTGGGTAGGCGTCAGGTCCTTCTCGGGGGTGCAGTCGGAAGTGTCTGGGTCGAGCTTGCGCATGGACGCCTCACTTAGGGTGGACACGAAACCCCCAAAGGAAGGGGAGGGTGTGCGGGTCTCGTGGAGGCAGGCCATGGCCTCTGGGGCCCGGTGTGGTGGCCGGCGGTGGGCCCtatggaaacaaaggaaggagggaCGGTGGGCCTGAGGTGCGCCAGCTTGGAACGCTCAccccagaggcagggaggcctgggtgggggaTCTGGGCTCACCACAGCCCTCCTGGAAACCACACTCAGCCTCCCTCGCCCTCGGGCACCCTCCACGTTTCACCTGGGACCCCTCTAAGGAACCCGATCCACAAGCTGGCTCTCAAGCATCTATTAGTAACATACCTGAGTATCATTTTCAAGCAGACACAGGTAACAGCCCCACTCAGGTACGTACATACTGGTAAGATAGGTCTGAAACTCAAGTACTCTGGTCACAGACTAATTCCCTTAGCCTTGTAAGATTACTGAAAGTCCCCTCCGGAGCTCATTTTTCTTCCACTTGAAgctcccatgcacacacacaggtcaCATAAAGGTCTCTCAGGCATGCATGTTTTGAGTCTCAACCTTAGACACACAGTAGGCACACACTTAGATCTCCCTCGCACTGAGGCACAGGCGGGTGATGCTCAGGCACTCTTCGATGACGTTCCTGGGCCTCCCACATACCGGTGCTGCACCCGGGGCTCCCGCTCGTGTACTTACACGTGAAACAGCCGAGGCCTCTCAGGGACACTAAACTCGGGTGAGAGTCATCCCAAGGCACACTCAGGGCTCCCATCTGGGTCTCTCTCTCCAGGGCTCACGGGTATACACCCGGGCCTCGCCAGTAAGTGAAGCCCGCAACCAATCAGCTCTCCTGTCCccgagggcgggggggggggggcacacacaGCTGGGGGCAAAGGCGGACCCAGAGCAGGTACAGAAGCGGTGTCAGAACGAGGTTGCCTACTGCTTCACCCCCCTTAGCACTGCCACCTGATCTGCTGCTCCCCCAGGGGGGTGGTTACAGAAGGCCCcgtctcctttcctctttctccattccCATCCCCAGCTGCCCAAACCAAGGACCAGCTTTCCAGACGGGAGATGTGTCCCAATTTGTAACCAGGTgctatttaaaaagtaaccattaaaccaaaaaaaaaaaaaaaaaaaaaaaaaaaaatctgaattctagcctttgccacttcctggctgtgcgACCTCGGGCAAACTGGATCCGGGCCTCAATTTCTCCAACGGTACAAAGGGGTAAGCAAGCTCTCACTCAGGCACAGCGAATTCTTCAACCTATCCCAAACCTGCCCAGAGCTTGACAGCTGGAGCCCTGGTCttgtctccctccacctccagtgAGCTAACAAATCATGAGATGTGAGGattcctgagggcagggatccTCTAACTGTTCCTCAGAATAGGGTCCTCCCCGAACCCTTGCACCAGAGCCTCGGAATCACAACGGGCGAGGAGGGACAGGAATCCACACGTAAAAAGGGGTCACTGGATGATGACATAGATAGACCTAGAGGTTTGGCACCTTGGATGGTCTCAGCTCTTGTAACAAGTTTCCAGGCCTCTCAAGGACTTTTTCATTGGGTGTGGGGTGGGCCTAGAACCCGCATATGTAACAAGCACCTCAGGTGGTCCCTACTTGAATCTGGCCATCTGTAAAGCTGACCCAGTGCCATTCTATTCTCTTGAGTCCTACATTACTGTCTTAGTTCAGGCCTCGTTAGCTGCGTCACTTAGCCCAGAACAACTGACTCCTAGTCTCCTATACTTTCTTGGCTCCCCCTGCTTCATTTTCCACCAGCCCTTTCAAGGATCTTTCTATAACACAGATTGGCTAGGACCCCCTCTTCAGTTTCAAACCCTTTAGTGACCCTCACCGCCCTTGGTCCAGCAGCCTAGCCTCATCTCCACGCTCtggtccctccccagcctcctctcccactGCTGTTGGTACCCGGGCCATACAGAACTGTGCCTGATACCAGGATACCGTCGGGCTTTTGTGCCAGGACAtctaataataacagctaactcTTATGGAAGGCTTCCTATGTATGTTAGCCTCTGTCAGTAGgcgcattaactcatttaatcctcaaaatgaaACTCACCCCTAGTGACAGAGGTATTGGATAATCTGCCCAGGGTGCCTTAGCCAGGAAGAGGCTCAAGCTCCACCCCCAGGCCTTCTCTTCTCAAGCCCCATCTCTCCAAATCTCCATCCTCGAagtcttcttcctccctctccccgccaCTCTGAGTTCATGTCCCTTCTGGggctggcacccccccccccccccccgtgcttcCCCCGTCATGGCTCCTATTATCCTGGATGCACGGTGTGTTCGGGCGTGTCTGACTCCTCTGAGAGCCTGGACTCCTGGAGAGCCCCTAGCTTTCGCGCGCGGGATCCCAGGGCTTCGCCAGGCATCAGGTGCGCTGGCAGGACGGTCGTCTTCAAGACCGTCCCCACACCACGTACTCAGTAGCTCCCTGGCTCTTCGCCACCATCCAGGGAAGGAGCCGTTACCATTGGTCCCTTTATATTCTgcaggaaactaaggctcagaaagcTGAAGTCACAGACCCAGCCTCTCAATCCTCAACATATGCTACAAGCTATCGGCGCCTCGGAGGGGTTAGATGCACACTGCAATGCCAAAGACAAACACAAGCCAGGGATTTACTCTGAAGGACCCGAGGGCTTTCGCCTGTGCCCCCCAAGCGCTCCCGCCGGGCAGGTGCCCAgcgaggagggcaggagggattGGGCCGCTGGCAGGTCCCGCGGGAAGCCCCAACGAGGGCCCTTCGAGGCGGGGACGAAGGGGTTACGGccccggcgccccctcccccttcccgaCCTCCTTCCCGGCCATCACGTGGCGCGGGGCGCGTGGCTGGGACCAGGCGGGGGCCCGGCGGCGGAAGGAGGGGGTCCgggcggggaaggggaggggacacagcGGGTTGGGGGAAGCGCTGGGCGCTGCGGCGTAACCATGACGACTGGGCCTGAGGCGGCGTGTGAAGTCACCAGGACAAGATTAGCCCAGAGTCACGTGAGCGGcgacggcgggggcggggctgcgCCTGGGCCCCGCCCCTGACCCGGGCAGGCCCATGTGCCGATTACCGGGAGGGCTGCGGGGACGGACCCCGGTGCCCTCCGCCGGCCGCTTGCGTGCTCCCCTCCTTCGCATACCTCCCTTGACCCGTCATGCAGACAAATCTTCAGCCGGGGCACCAAGAGGAGGGAGAGCCGACTTGGGTTGGCATCGGGGGTGCAGTGccacagagaaagcaggagatggggagatagggagacacagaaagggcCACAGGcacacccagggagggagggacgagCTGAGAGATTCACAGAGACTGAAACAGAGCGAAGCGCAGGCAGAATCAAATCTGGGAAGGATGGACTGAACAACTGGATGTGAAAAGCAGAGAGGACGCTGAGGAAAAGTAGCTGAGAAAGAACTGGAAAACGCGGAGACCATCTGCGCCGTTCCCAGTTCTTTCCTATTTAGAAGCTGAGCCTTGACTAGGCACAACACCTAGGttttaaaaggaagttttcaGCCCTCGCAGGGTGTTTGGCCACTAGGATGACAATGCTCAGACACTTGCCGCCAAGCCTCCCTCCAGGTCACCAGGCTTCCCCAGAGGCCCCTCCGGTATCCAGGACTAGCAACtggggagacggagagagaagcCATTTCACCTGTTTGTCTTTAGGGCGGTGGGAGTACCCGAAGTACGAGATGGGacccagagagaaggagggagtcTAGCCAGGCTCCTgagaccagcccccatcctgttCTTTGACTAATGTGGCCCATCCAGACTGACCTGAGGGAGTAAGGGGAAGCACAGCCCCCAGGGAGCTGCAGTCAACTGGAGATTCCTCTCCCAACACACCCCCTCACGGTTTCCTTTATCTCCAACCTGCCAGCTGTGTCCCACTGTCCCCCCCAGCTGGGCCTTGGCGCCAGGGCTTTGGGGGCAGATCGCGGGCTTGGAGCCCCTGGCCTAGACATTCAgtcaccctgggggaggggagctgtctCCCTAGCCATCAATTATGCAGAgcatggggggagggcagggatgtGACAGGAGGGGGTGGATATCTCGGTCATTTTGTCAACCGTATTTACCAAGTGCTTACTGTGCAGAACTCCAGATTGGGTGAGGGGACAGAGTGGTCCCTAAACTATACATCCGCCAGGGGAAGAGGCTCTCCGGACACCCTGGGAGGTCCTAATTCAGTTTCAGCTACCAGATCCTCTGCTTTGCTGGTGATTCCCAGAGTGCCCCCTCAGGAGCctgtggtggggatgggggcagggaggtcgCCCCGTTTATTCTTCCTCCTGGAGTCTCCCGTCTGAGGTGCTGGAGGCTTGTGGCCAGGGAACCCTTTGAGTTCTTTCCTGTAATGTCCTGTTCTAACAGCAGAATCTCAAGGCCAAGCTGCATGTCTGGCAGTCTTGGGGGCTCGGTGGAGAGGCAAGGCCATCTGTCTAAATTGCGGGCTTTCACACTGAGCACTCACCCCTATCCTGAACCTGGTTGTGCACTCAAGAATAAAAGGAAGACTCCCCGGCTCTCTCcagtgggggtgggaaggcaggTCTTCGCAGGGAAAGGAGACCCAAGATGTTGGGACGCTAGTTCCACCTCTGCGGGCTTTGGAGCTCCTGACAGGGTAAGGGACTGCGACCTCTCCTGACCTTGCCTCCTGGCCACTGGCAGCagctgtttttctaaattttgaatACAAAGTTCTTCACACAGGGAAAGAACTACAGCTTTCTCAATACCTGCATGAGGGGGAAATGTCTCCCCCTGAGAACGTGGGGTACACTGGGGATCACCTCTAAATCCAGccgtttcccccccccccccccccgcctggggCCATATACAGGTCAAGCCCTGAGACCCCCTAGCTGCCACCACCTCTTCTTCCAGCAGGCTGGGCAGTgacagggctgggggaggtggcAGGGCCGTTTAGGAAAAAGGAGCCAACTTTGGACTTGGAGAGATCAGAGCCAGAACCTCAGTTTTGCCACCAGTTAAAGACCATAATCCCTCCAAGACTGCCGACCCTATCttatggggtggggggatgggttaagaTGATGTGGGGAATGCCTtgaacacagtgcctggctcctGGCTTTGTCTTCCTGGTTGGCTGGCCACCAGGTCTCTCTTTGTGGATTCTGGAGAGGCCATCTCTTCTGTCTGACCAGAAAAAGGGAGACTTGGTCTCTGACCTTCTACTTCCCCAGGACAAATCTTGACTTCAGGCTCCAGGGAAAGCAGGTCACAATGGCAGTGGTGTGCTAGAGTCCCCAGCCACTGCCCCTCCAGATCCTCAGTCCTTCCTCTGCAAAGCCTACCTTTCCACTCCCCTCTCGGCTAAGGGAGAAGGCCTGCACTCCGTACTCAACCCCTGGCCAATGTGGCCCAGGATCACCCCTCAGCCCTACCCTTTGAGGTCAGAAGCGAAGGGGAAGGAGGGGTAGGAGCAAGGTGTGAAGGGCCACAGGGTCCCTCCTACTCAGGCCCTCAGGTGGACCTGGAAGAAGTTCAGCACATTCAAACAAATAGCTCCTGAGTGGGGgtgtacatttaaaaagatgtggaagacaaaaaataataaagaaataaagaaagattgATCGACTGATCGATCTGGAAGGACAGATACCAAAGTGTAACAGTTTCTAAGTAGGGGGGATtgtgggtgtttttatttttctcttgtgacGTATcgattttttctaatatttcagtAATAACtttgaattatttctaaaataataacaaattggggtacctgggtggctcagtcggttaagcgttcgactcttgatctcggcttgggtggtgatctcacggttggggagtttgagccccatattgggctctgggctgatagcatggagcctgcttgggagtctgactctccctttctctgcccctcccctgctcatttgttctctctcaaaacaaataaataaacttaaaaaaataaaataataaaaaatcgaTTTTGaattgaaaatgaggaaataaaaattaagagtgCTCATCCATTCCTGTCATCTAACTTGGGACAGTGTGCTATCCAAGGAGGGTGGGTGGCCTGAGAATCAGAGAGGCTTGGTTGAGGTCCTGTCTCTGCTCTGGACCAGGTGGGCAACCTGGAGTAAGAGACTTCTGAACAaacctgtttcttctctctgaaaGGGCACAGTGGTACCACAGTATATAACGTGGTGGCTAAGAAGACAGGCCTGGGGCAGCAGGCCCGGGTTCAAGACCTAAGCTCTTGCCACTAACTGCTTTTCAGACTTTGAACAGAtgactttttttgcttt
The Lynx canadensis isolate LIC74 chromosome B4, mLynCan4.pri.v2, whole genome shotgun sequence DNA segment above includes these coding regions:
- the MAP3K12 gene encoding mitogen-activated protein kinase kinase kinase 12, whose protein sequence is MACLHETRTPSPSFGGFVSTLSEASMRKLDPDTSDCTPEKDLTPTQCVLRDVVPLSGQGGGGPSPSPGGEPPPEPFANSVLQLHEQDAGGPGGATGSPESRASRVRADEVRLQCQSGSGFLEGLFGCLRPVWTMIGKAYSTEHKQQQEDLWEVPFEEILDLQWVGSGAQGAVFLGRFHGEEVAVKKVRDLKETDIKHLRKLKHPNIITFKGVCTQAPCYCILMEFCAQGQLYEVLRAGRPVTPSLLVDWSMGIAGGMNYLHLHKIIHRDLKSPNMLITYDDVVKISDFGTSKELSDKSTKMSFAGTVAWMAPEVIRNEPVSEKVDIWSFGVVLWELLTGEIPYKDVDSSAIIWGVGSNSLHLPVPSSCPDGFKILLRQCWNSKPRNRPSFRQILLHLDIASADVLSTPQETYFKSQAEWREEVKLHFEKIKSEGTCLHRLEEELVMRRREELRHALDIREHYERKLERANNLYMELNALMLQLELKERELLRREQALERRCPGLLKSHPSRGLLHGNTMEKLIKKRNVPQKLSPHSKRPDILKTESLLPKLDAALSGVGLPGCPKGPPSPGRTRRGKTRHRKASAKGSCGDLPGLRAALPPHEPGGPGSPGGLGGGPSAWEACPPALRGLHHDLLLRKMSSSSPDLLSAALGARGRGATGGAGDPGSPPPARGDTPPSEGSAPGSTSPDSPGGAKGEPPPPVGPGDVGLLGTGREGTAGRGGSRAGSQHLTPAALLYRAAVTRSQKRGISSEEEEGEVDSEVELTSSQRWPQGLNMRQSLSTFSSENPSDGEEGTASEPSPSGTPEVGSTNTDERPDERSDDMCSQGSEIPLDPPASEVVPGPEPSSSSIPHQDLPRGEQGPPNSEDSDCDSTELDNSNSGETLQPPASLPP